In Lolium rigidum isolate FL_2022 chromosome 7, APGP_CSIRO_Lrig_0.1, whole genome shotgun sequence, the DNA window aaggattcggttagccatggcttgtgtaagcaaaggttgggggagtgtcatcataataaaactaaaataaaaaggcactccttcatggtatgtgattgttggcaggcacccgaggattcggttagccatggtttgtgaaagaaaggttggaaggagtgccacataaacataaaaataattcaagggagccgctcttgggagtccggttggcaaggtagttggtgtaccattaccattcgttgacaacaacaaacacctctcaaaataattttaacgctgttttaaaaatgaaaagctctagcgcatgttaatccctgcttccctctgcgaagggtcaatcttttatttttgtgttgtgtctccattctttctttgagcactatcttgagagcacaactgtcattcttagtataatatgcttgtcccaaaatatgattgattgcggtataactttgatgcttttatctttgacaatcactatttctagtctttctatgaacttcagaggtgtctgcgcatttatgttttgttgatcaaatacgggcaagcgagataccactttatcatactctcttatgaacattgcaatcctgcttatatacatgattcatgatgcttattattaattgttggtacctctccatgattgacatagctattagatgatcttatttgcatgtatctcattatgaactgcttaagtatcagccatagcatgagaatatatacatcatatgagcaaatgtgttcgtgaaagttcttttatcgctcagttgttaactgaattgcttgaggacaagcaataagctaagcttgggggagttgatacgtccaaaacgtatctactttcccgaacacttttgctattgttttgcctctaatttgtgtattttggatgcaactaacacggactaacgctgtttttagcagaactgctctggtgtctcgtttttgtgcagaaatccaactttcaggaaaatcctcggaatttatgcaaaaggccctattttcccagaaaactgacggagccagaaggacaattcaggtggaggcccgagggccccacaccataaggcggcgcggccaaggggggcccgcgcggccctgtggtgtggccccctcggccggcctccgacgccctccttcggactatatattgccttcgacctaaaaacgcacggggagaagtcgaagtcgccagaaagcctccagaacgccgccacatcgcgaaactccgtctcgggagccagaagtctccgttctggcactccgccgggacggggaattggaggagatcatcgccatcatcatcaccgacgcctctccatcaaccagccatgtttcccccatccatgtgtgagtaattcccccgctgtaggccgaaggggatggtagggattggatgagattggtcatgtaatagcataagattgttagggcatagtgcctagtgtccgtaattggtactttgatgatattgttgcaacttgctatgcttaatgcttgtcactagggcccgagtgccatgatctctgatctgaacatgttattgtttcatcatgatattcattgtttacggtcttacctgcaagttgtatacacatgtcgctgtccggaaccaatggccccgaagtgacaagaatcgggataaccggaggggatggtagcgatgtgaggatcacatgtgttcacggagtgttaatgctttgctccggtactatattaaaaggagtaccttaatatccagtagattcccttgaggcccggctgccaccggtcggtaggacaaaagatgttgtgcaagtttctcattgcgagcacgtacgactataattggaacacatgcctattgattgctttgtacttggacaccgttttattattatctcgcaaatgccctgctatgattgttacatgagtttctctcatccatgcaacgcccgtcatccgtccccgtgcctacgatattttaatcctgccgtttactataatcactactgctgtctctcgttactctgctgttgttatttcactaccgctacttgctataaagctgttactactgataaactcttgcgagcaagtccgtttccagtgcagctgaattgacaactccgctgttaaggcctccaagtattctttgtctccccttgtgtcgaatcaataaattgggatttacttcccgcgaagactgctgcgatcccctatacttgtgggtcatcacgccacaaaggcctcaccccaagatgcgggagtcacaccacacaccgaacgccacgaaggcgcctcaccttattctctggtgaccctcgccacaatggCCTAGGTCAcgattccactaagggatttccttcgagacggaaaccgggccttacacaaagcttgggccatgcatccacaacttaattggaggctcccaagaaatcgccacacaggcctagaatccgtctagggttcccagaacccaagagtaacaactttcttgctgtcacttccacgaatcatggtggagaactcaaaccgatgcaccaaatgcaatggcaagaacaccacaaagatgcacaAGTACTTCTctctgaaatttcaacaaagctaaaaaagcacgatggctatcacaaagtaaagtgcataagtaaagagctcgggtatagagataaccgaggcacgcgggagatgatgatttatcccgaagttcacactcttgcaagtgctaatctccgttggagaggtgtggtggcttagctctcccgaacgccacaaaaggcctcaccttgaggtgtggttgctcaatgcacaccaacgccacaaaggcctcaccccaagatgcgggagtcacaccacacaccgaacgccacgaaggcgcctcaccttattctccggtgaccctcaccACAAAGGCAtatgtcacggttccactaaggaatttcattcgaggcggaaaccgggccttacacaaagcttggggcatgcatccacaacttaattggaggctcccaagaaatcgccacacattcctagaatccgtctagggttccaagaacccaagagtaacaactttcttgctttcacttccacgaatcaccatggagaacttaaaccgatgcaccaaatgcaatggcaagaacacgacaaagatgctcaagtacatctctctcaaattccaacaaagctacaaaagctattgtggGAATAAGCGAGGAAGAACAAAAAGGAAGATGAACACCAAATTTCTTCCAAGAACTAGATCtagagattccctcacaaagagagaaAGATGATTGGTGGGATTGTAGATACGTCGATTCgtatgtatgatcgacgaactatgaatgaacaagtttcccggggttttaaatttacgaatttacggggtcaaatacggggtctgctagactgaACGGTGTATCTACGAGCATTTTTTTACGGGGCGAAAAAGTCACGAAatacggggcagaaaagtaaggggctgctagacatgctcttagggaATCTCCAAGATTCCAACGAATTGATGAATTCTCAAGCACATCTCATTTGGACATTAGAGGGTTGAAGAAACTACGATTCACGATGAACGATGAAATTTATGGGTAACTCGGAAATCTAAGTTGCAATTGCAACCCCCTGTGCAATTCTTAGGTGCAAAAAATCACGATACAAATTTAACTATCTTAAAGTCGGCTGAGCTATAAGTTAATTCTAGGTCGACCAAGAACTAGCAAAACTAATAATATATCTTCCTTCTCTCCTCTCCAATATGTTTGCACGACGGCGTAGTAAATCTTTGGGGGCATGTGGCAGGACGTGGGGATCGACTAGAGTGCATGACAGTCCACATCAATAAGAAGCTTCATGGTGAGCTTCGAGGTCACCCATGGCATTGTCGTGACACAGTCGATGTTGTACACGCTGATATGTCAGCCGTACGGACTCGGGCTGGTGGAGCGAGGGTCTTCGGCCCAGGGAGGTGGCAGCAACGAGTTGGTCATGGGGCAAGAGCAGATTGGGTCGAGATGGACTGACGGGTGTTGTAGGAGGTGGGCTATGTCACAACCCCTATACATCAGCCGGCCGTAGTATAGGGAaatcatatctacttaaaactgaGAATCTAGGTCCTCCGGTTGTTGCAACACAGAACTCTCGCATGCAACATTTGGTTGTTTGGTTGCTACATCATCGTACCAAATCTATCTAAAGTTTTGTAAAAAAATCTAGACACTACAATTGCCACAACGGTGAAAATTATCTGAGTATGCAATAAATCTCTATGGAGTTCAGTAAAACTCCACATGCTTGAAATGTGAAAAGCTAATGCATGCTGCATTAGAGAATCCTCTTAAAGCATAAGCTAAAAATCACCGCAACATGTTACTCATGTGGACACAACAAAAACAAGCCTGTACAACATGTTCAAACATTGTGGCAACATTTAAAATTCCCAAGCATCacaaacctccaccatcaacgtTGGAGGCATTGACCTCACCGTCCCGACTTGTTGCCAACGAATATGGATCGCGTAGGGTCATATCTGATGACACGAAATCATATTCGTCCTGCTTCGCCATCTCCTCCGGCTTTGGTGGCACTAGGAAATCGAAAGGTCATGGTAGCTAAGGTTAGATTAGGATGGTAGCGAAATGTTGTCAAGGCTCTTCAACTCATCCCCCATTGCAATTGGGCTTCATGGTGTTCTCCACCTTCTTTCCCAAGAGACTAGCATCGCTCGAGCATGCGACCTCTACAGGGGACAAGGAGTCAAGGATGGCTGAGTTACGCGGTAGATAGTCGGCGACCTGCGGTAGGTTCTTCTGTTGTGCTTGTGGGCTTGGTCAACATGGTTGATCACGAGGCCGATACCCTCGATGAGGGCGAGAGGTTAATTGCTATGCTAAATCAACTAGGAGTATTTCATTAATGCATATGTAAAATATTGCCTCGTCCCCGGGCCATGGCTTTTGTTGCCCAGGGTGTGGCTCTCCTGGTTCCAAAGGTCCTTCTGACGCACAATGACGGTGTAGTTGAGGGTGGAGAAAAGGACGCCCGGTGCAGCTGAGGTTGGAGAAAAGGCCACCCCACACACAGCAAAGCTGCCACCAGGTCGAGACACTCAGCCGTTGGGCAAGTTGTAGGTGTCCATTAAGAAGTGGTAGATGGAACCTCAGCTCCCATGGAGCAAGCCCGACAATAGACAATCGAAGGTTGACTAGTACCGAGAAACTCAGAATGTAAGAAGAAAAGCCTCCATCACAGAACATAATCACATAATAAAATATATAACAGACAACAGACTCCTGATCGCCACCACAGCAAGTAAAAATAGAAGAAACAGATATAGATTAGAGAATCTATATTGGGAGGAGCGACCTACCACACAACATCGAAACAGGGCATCCAAGACCAAGCAGAAGAACTATGAGATAACAGAATGCAATGCAACCGCCTCACACTGAAGGTCACACCAGACGCCAGATGGGGGATATTCTAAGGCTTTTTAAGTGCAGTACATTTGCACAACATGATGTTATATGTATTATTACTGTCACTACTAGGGGAACAATAGGATGCAGGGTTGTAGACCTGCCATGTTTTAAAAGCACACGTACATTAACTAAATAATACATAAGAGCCAGCGACCAAAACATTTTCCCAACAGGTTCGACCCATAGATAATAGTACTGAAAGTGGAGCGACACACACTTCGGTACCCCTCAAAAATGTATTCCATCTCTTCTTCAAGATATTGCATCCCCAGTTCAAGACTACTAGTTCCAGATCGAGCCACACTGGGCATCAGTGCCATCAGCTACCTGCACCAATAAAAAACATATCATCAGATCATCACATATTCTACTCCATCTAAGAATATGCAAGCATGAATAACCGACCTATATCCTTACAAGAACAGCACAACTAAACCACATGAACTTGCTCACTGTGCAACAAAAGCACACCAAATTTACAGTAAATCAGACAGACAGCACAGGACAAGACCATATGACCGAATCATGTCTAACAGACGTCTCAATAGAACAGACAAAAAGATAGCGGTCTTCTCATAGTTACAGAATACAAGCCAGAGGCTAGCCAAATATTGAGTGAGAGCAATCTAGACACTCCGAAAGATCAGCTATCACAACTTCAAGTACATGAGCATATATAGTAGCACATAGTTCAGCGCTCCTTGGGCATCGACCTTACAGAAGCTTCACAGTTTCCGTCAAAGTTCCAAGGTTGCATCACTAAATGTACAGTTCAAGAGCAAGGACCATGGATCAAGAATAAAGAAATCACTCAGCTGAGAGCTGAGTGCTGACATAACTGATCCTATAAATAACGAACAAAAATCAGCTAATTTAGTACCGTGTCATGTATATTAGTACTTCTCTATTGTTAAAACTTGAAATCAAAAAATTCAATTCATATGTTACATATATGTGAGCCATGCCTGCTACCTGCATAAGATTTTATACGTAGTTATTTAATCACGAGGTaagacatgtatattttgatttcgAGTTCTATTAGGCAGCCAAGGGGCATGTCCTGGACAGATTATTTCAGTTGTTAAAGAGTGGAGTAATCAATCCCGGAGATCGTATAAAAGATTGGCATGCAGAGCAAGATATTTTCATGGTTAAAACGACTCCATGAACCTTAACAGGTATGTCAGAACTCATTACGTGACAATTCAACTAAATAGGGCCATGGCACCCAGGACTACAAAATAATGTTTCCCATGTTTTAATGAAACCACGACATAAATATTCTTCACAAAATTATTACCATCTTATTACATGATAAAAGCAAACCAGGCCAAATATTCTTGACAAAATTATGACCATGTCCATAAAAAGTACAACAATGTATAAAATAACTTTGATATTTGCAAATGCTTGATTTTGTGTTATGTTTCCTCGGCCACTTGAACAACCAGCTTATAAATGGGCAACCCAAAAATTACTCATCACTAAGAAGTCCAAAGTAATGCACTGAAGTCATAGATCATTATGTGATCAAATGCATGGTCTGAACCTACAAGCATCAGCTTTTCTAGCCGATaatacaaccttagaacttttataCAGGTATTTAGGCTCGATTAACAGAAGCAGAATATGTCAACAGTTGCAGCTATTGTAGGTTATAAACATAATGATCAAAAATTGGGATGTTCTGACTCActcagcttcaagataaataagaACTTTGTAAAATATAGGATACAAATAAAACTAAAGTGGCATAAAACAAATTAACGACGACACAATTCTCATCCACCAGACACATTGTCCAAACAATATCATCCATATACTAGGAGAAAAAATATGAAAGCCTAAATACTCTTATGTGGTCACGCCAACGACTATATTTTGATCCTTTACATCACCAAACAGAAAAGAAACCACATTTTATCAAGGAATGCCAAAAATAAGAGAAATTAACAGCACACGCGGAGAAATCCGTATGTCCATGAACTGGGCAATAAGAAATCCAAGTCTTTGTGGAATCCTAAAATAGCACTTTTGTCAAAATTAACATTCAGATTGGAACCAAAAAGACCCACACCTTTTCACTTGTAGTCGAACGATGGTATTGGAGGGCTGGGCGTGTCAAAGCTCTCCAATATCTCCGATGTGCCCCTACTGCTACTAGcctttttcttctcctccttacCAAATAGACTGCCAAACCAGCTACCGCTAACACTCGAGCTTGCAACCTCAGTAGGGTACACGGGTAGTTGGGGAAGGCCTGGGAAGTTGCTGCTCGAGCCTGAGAGGTCAGTATAGGACCCATGCGCCTGAGGTAGGCCTGTGGCAATGGTAACATTGGGGTCGTCGGCAGGGAGCGGTGGAGTGTTCTCCTGCTTGGCAAGGAAGGTGTTGATTACGATGCCAGCGCCCTCGATACCTGCGAGGAGGGCACCGCCAACGATAGCCGATCCAGCACAGGCTCTGAGGCCCTTGCGCAAGGAAAGGAGCCCCATAGTTGAGGCACCGGCGATTATGGAGTTCCAGGGGTCTTCCTTCTGGCGTACGTAGACAGCGGTGCAGTCAGCGACAGAGAAGAGGCCTGCCCACACTCCAAAGCCCCCGGCGACTCCAGGGGCGTTCATGCGCGCAGCTTGCATACCGCCAACAATCCGTGCGCCATTGGGCGAGTTGTAGAGGCCCTTGAGGAAGTGGAAGGCAGAACCGCCAACAAGACCCATGGCGAACCCACCGCCAGCGTCTTCAAGGATGCGGTCTGGGCATGGATCTCTCTCCAATAGAGACCCCGACGACATAGTAGCTGCTGGGTAAAACTATCTGAAGATTAGATGCGCTTTGGTGGAAGTCGGGGCAATGGCAGACGGACCTATGCGTAACAACGAAAGCTTCCAGTCCGGGATTTATTTCGAGATACGAGCAGCAGAGGAGGTTCTTCTATATAGCACGACCGATACGATACGACTTCTTGCAGAATACGGTATTGGCTA includes these proteins:
- the LOC124677478 gene encoding mitochondrial import inner membrane translocase subunit TIM17-2-like; translation: MGLVGGSAFHFLKGLYNSPNGARIVGGMQAARMNAPGVAGGFGVWAGLFSVADCTAVYVRQKEDPWNSIIAGASTMGLLSLRKGLRACAGSAIVGGALLAGIEGAGIVINTFLAKQENTPPLPADDPNVTIATGLPQAHGSYTDLSGSSSNFPGLPQLPVYPTEVASSSVSGSWFGSLFGKEEKKKASSSRGTSEILESFDTPSPPIPSFDYK